The region CTCTGTTTCAGGATTTATATTAACTTTGTTGACATGGATGCAGCCAATGTCGGCTGGAACAGCGATACCTTTGCCTGAGCTCTCTACACTGCAATGGATCCATTGTAGGTCTATATGTGCAAAATTGTCAAATTAAAGATGACTGGTAGTCTAAGGGCAACAAACTTCACACCACTGACTCACATGCATgttgatttaaataaagaagATCTATAAACTCTACATCGCATGGTCTTTTTTCTTGTGGTGAGCTGTCTGTGACACATGTATTGTCGAAGCTTGAATAATAACCAATTCACAGTACTTGGCAGAACTTTTATTTGGTCGTTGGTGGATGAACATATGTATTTGTAAGCAAGAAGCAGTCAAACAACCAGGAGAGCGTTCCGGTCAAGcaatcatttattcatgcatGGTAGAGCAGTGTCACAGTGTGCAAAGACTAGTACAGAGGGAGACTGCTGTTTTCACAGAGATGTTATGTGAATATGATGCTTACTCATGCTTAGACGTGCAAAAATTGAGAAACAATACTGTCACTATAGGTGCTCCATGGTAAATATATCTCATGATGCTCATCTTGTATCTGatgttctccttcctctccagtctATATACAAGACATCCACATCTTTGACAAAAACACTGACCAGTTTGGGATCTAAAATACTTGTTTtgccattgttttgtttttgtttttttacttttggTTTGTCCTCAGTGACATTATCTTAGACTAGAAACTGGTGTTGATGCCACCTTCCATTATTCTAGATATTAAGTAGCTTCCCTCTGAGTGTAATCATTAACTTAGCACAGACAGGCAAGTTTGATAATTAGATACCTAGAATCCActcaataaaacaaacaaaaaacaaaaaaacagcccaaaataATGATCAAAGTATCTCAGTCAGTAACGAGGTATCATGTGAATTCCAAATCAAAGTTATACCAAATCAAGTTATATTTTAGGTGGATTATCAGGGCACTTGTGTCCAACATTACTTTTATAACTAGATAATCTCTTTATGTTTACGATTAGAATTCTCCCTGTAGTGTTCACAACGGGTTTTGCATTTTGCTATACTCAAGCAAAGACATTTTCTGTGCCActgttgtttcattttcaagAGTTAACTGTTCAACGCATCGCGGTGTAATTTTAGTAATGGAATAAAGCAATACAAATATCATCCAGAACCGCTGGGGGCGCTGTTGTGTTTATGACGCACGGCTCTacacaaatgtaataaaaagaAGACTGCACTTCCGCCCGTTCACAGAAGCGTCAATTTCCAAGATATAAGGTGTGTTCTCTTTCCGATTGCAAAGACTGCAGCAATAATTAATAATCATGCCGATTTTTGTGGTGAATACCAACGTAGCCAAGGCTGACGTGCCTGTGGCTCTGCTATCCGAGGCTACCAATGAGCTGGCTAAAGCTATGGGGAAACCTGCACAGGTAGACATGTAACTTTACATTCTCCTTGGTTTGCAGTCTGAAAATACACCTTAAGAGTCACATATTTTGGATAGTAAAGCAAGAAATGATATGGTAGAAGGCAAACTTGCAAACATTCTAACATGCAGCTAAATTACAAATTAAATGACACTGAAAAAGCAGAACAAAATCTGATGAAACGATGCTCTGAGTTTACAGCAGAATTTTCAGAATTCTCTCTGCTTTATAATAACATGGACCTATGTTTACAAGATACTACTGAGGGTTATAACCACTCATTTACACCACTCAttgttgtgtgtttctctttcagTACATTGCTGTGCACATCAACACTGACCAGATGATGATgtttggaggaaaaggagacccCTGTGCTCTCTGCTCCCTGCACAGTATTGGTAAGATCAATGGAGCTCAAAACAAGCAATACTCCAAACTCTTGTGTGATCAGCTCAGCAAACACCTGGGGATCTCTCCTaacaggtgagggaggaatggCCTCACTCTTGACAGTGCATTGATATACTTATGCAATACATTAACTGATACTCATTTGAAATTTTCTTTTCTACCTATTCTCTGTTTCAGGATTTATATTAACTTTGTTGACATGGATGCAGCCAATGTCGGCTGGAGCAGCGATACCTTTGCCTGAGCTCTCTACACTGCAATAGAAGATCATTCCATTATTTTACTACATGTGCAATGTCAATCAAATTTAAAGATGACTGGTAGTCTAGGGGTCACAATCTACACCAGTCACATACAATACACGTTTgaaattcaataaaatacatatactgtatatcacaTGTTCTTTCTTTTGATAAGCTGTCTGTGAGAAATACATTGTTTTATCCTGAATAATAACTGAGTCACAGTACTTGGCAGAACTTTTATTTGACCATCGGTGGATAAACACATGCATTTGATAGAGAGAACTAGTCAAATATCCATGAAAGCCTTCCAGTTAAGCAATTGTTTATTCTTGCAAGATGGAGCAGTGTCACACTGGACAAAGTCTAGTATAGAGTGACACTGCTGTTTTAAGagattttatacatttttgcTTACACTTAAAAAAACTGATACACAATTCTATCACTATGGGTGTTCTGTGGTGGATACAGTATATCTCATGATGCCCATCGCATatgttgttttccttcctgtccAACATTAGGATTTTTGACAAATCTTACATTAACTGTCTCTGGCCTCAAAAGGACACTGTCTACTCACAGAAAACATGATATAACAGagctgaataaaacaaaaatgtagGTCAGGTCAGGTTTTTTGCAACAGAATGTTGTGAAAGGTTCAAAAAGACCTGAATTCATTGTTCATGAatataaaaaagtaaaatatgaACTGCAATTATTTAATTATGGCTTTATTAAAATATACTGTGGCACAAACTGCAAGAAGAGGTCTTATACACAGCCAAAGTTCAACTGGCATGTTTGCCTCAATAAAAGTGAAATTGTGTTTGCATGCAGTCAGCTGTTTGCTCCatagctcctccccctccccctcctcctacaCCACcactgccacctcctccctccacacagCCCCAGGCCAGACTGCTCTCAGTCGCTTCTTTGACTGGTCTCTGGTGGAGGTGATGAGAAAGAAGACAATGAAAGGCTGCTGATAATGTAGCTGGAGGACACCATGATGAGATGAAGGAGTGGCAGAGTGGGGAGGACATGAAGATTAAAAAGGAGAATCAAAATGTGGGAGGAGAAGAGTGAAGAGGCTGTGTGTAATTAAAGTAATGCTgaagaggagtgggagaggaggaggtggtgtgtgtgtgcaacgtGATAAAGGAGACAACAGAGCAAAAGGAGTTGGGGGAGGAGtaagacagggagggggagagaatgTACAAAGCGCAGAGGagtgggagggacagagagaaagacagagaggagagggggaggtgaaggacagagggagagaacatgaagaggagggagggagagaggaggagggagggagagaggaggagggagagagaggccatCTTATGGCAGATGGTTTCCAACAAATCAACTGTGTCTTCAGTGAAGCCCCGACTAAAAATCAAGAACATTTACACACTGTAGTAAAATTATAGAAACGTACTGTGTTGGTCAGATGTCATCGGCACCACAGACAGCATCATGTGACCAGCAATACTCACGgtcatttaaacttttttttttctgtaggGTGCAGCTTCGTCCACCTCCGCTGCCCAGcccagtacagtacagtacataCTTGCGCTCGGTTCTCATGTTTCAGAGCTTCGTTCTCCCTTTTGCTGAGGGACAGTTCCACCAGGTAGTCGTTGACCGGCTCCTGGAGGAGTTTGGCGGTCTCACACACCGAGGCCCGGATCAGACTGTCCATGACAGCCGCCAGATGCGCAACAATGGTGGACACCGACTCTTCCATCAACTTTGCATAGGACAGATTGATGAAACCTGATGATGATTCAGTAACAGGTTAATtataaaaacatgttaaaacTGGCACTTAGTAAAACCATGTGCACTGTCTtagatatactgtataatgtatTATTTACCTTGGATCTGCCAGAAACGAAAGTGGTATCACTAACAGCATGGCTAATTTAACGATAGTTTTAAATACTCACAATATGTGGGATTTGTTTGGATGAAATTACACACGCAATTACAAACAACTTCTGCTTTCTATCTCAACTTCTATTTTCCTGGGAATGCCACGCATGTCCACTACCGTAATTACCCGACACCTCAGAACTGCTGCAACATTATTTTTATAATTAGTTATTTGTCTAGCCATTGCGCTTTAAACATTGAAATCTCCCTGTGATGTTCGCGTACTCTGTGTAAATGTATACCTGTATATATTTCACAGGTACCGGTTAACTTGTACAGTTATATGTGAGCTGAGCAacctccattaaaggaagacaatTCACCTCTCTCTTTCAActgcttccattttttttttaaagttaggCACTTTCAATGACCAGATGAATTAAAACGATTAACatcacaaaacagaaccaattTATAATTGACCCTACTCCTTTACAAAATTCCAAGAAAAGCACAAACCAacttttattatttgtttttattccgaacaagcaaaagacagaaaaaatgtAGATATACAGTACACAGCTTTTAAAGATATTACCcctatttacatttgttttatcCATATAAATATACAGCAAAtataaaatcaatataaatatataatatacgTCCATATAAATATACAATTTGTGTCTAAGACAGTGATATTGCAGCAAAATGACTATATTGCCAAAGGAACATATACAGTAGTGTATAAGGTGTCTTGCGTCTTTCGCCGTTATTGGTTGCCTTGGAGACGGGCGGAGACCATGTATAATCAAAACTAATTGTGTTCAGTTAGATTAAcaatacacacaaaaataattaCCAATAATGTATGCCCAAGAAATTCATTTTTTGGTGATAACGTGAACGTCCTTTTACGCAGTCTGCAGAGACGAGAAGCGTAAATTAGACACctcaaaaagaagaaagaagcagcagcagaagaagaagaaaaagcgtAAACTGGCGCGTTTTGATGACGCTGTTGTCGCAAGTCATACGCCGTCCCCTCCCTCTCGTGAAAATGGCGGGTAGATCATTGTCCGTAGACTGGAATTAGTCAATTAACCAGCAGTTATCACACTCAGTTGATTTCATATTCTAGTATAATGTTCGAATGACCACAGCTATTCGCCATAACATTCGGTTTATGTGACCCCGTCTAGAAGCTTTCGTCCGAGGAAAATCAACGGTCAGTATTTCTGAATACAGATAAATACAAAGCATTAATGTATTTTATTCTTGTGCGTTTTGACTAATTTCTGAATTAATGTACTTGGACAGATTGGATCTCTATAGCATTAGTATAGTAGTTAGTACACATTTTACACTTGATCATCAGGTCAGGGTGTGTATTAGCGTTAAATAACTGaactttttaaagaaagaattgGCATGTTCCACGTAGCTGTAGAATACGAAGACCTTATTTTATCTATTTTTCATCCAAACTGGCTTTATCGTTATATAACCCGTTTCTACTTATAGTTTTAGGTTATCAGTTAACATTGGAATGCTGGAGGACCATCACGGCGTGAGGTACTTGTGTCTCCAGGGCCATCTGTAAACCTGTGTTTTCAAAAATGTCGGATCGTCTCACAAGAGAATTCAGGGCCCAGCTGACGACTACTGTGGAGTCGGCCCTGAGGAGGATCCTGTTTGAAATAATGAATATCTTTGAGAACAGCCTTCATGACCATCGGATGGAACTGGcacagaggggagaagaggtCGCACAACTTAAAATTAAGTTACAGAGTTCAGAAATCAGGTTGAAAGACAGTAAGTGTGGACATGAtggagaagaaaacaagaacacagatcaggaggaaagagagccaGAACCTTTTCTGCCCGTCTCTGAACAAACATTTGAAGTCCCAGAAATTGATTTTGAAGGTACTGTGttaaatttttaaaattaaaaaagtgCACTCTATTGCATCGTGATGTTTAATTGCACATTTCTTTCTCTGTATGGGTTTTTGTAGTACCCGCTGATTGGTGTGCTCCATTGGGCTGTGAGACTGTAATCAAACAAGAGGAGGTTGTATGCCCCAGTGTAAGACTACGTCAGCTGTATATCCCTTTGCAGCCGGTTCATCTTACTCAGCGGGAGGTCTGTGCATTCAagctttttctgtttaaaagaacaaatatgATTCCTTGATGGGAATTTATAGTAGCTATACAGGGTCATGAGATTTGACAAACATTAACCAATTTGGTTTCtcatgtatttgtgtgttttgccagtgtttttattttgggtttttaatcATTGACATTACCATAGATGCTATTAAAACCATGTTGCTGCTACCCTTCATTATTATAGATActcaaaaaaccaaaaaactaaTAGGAGCTCACTTAATCATTAGTTATTGCATgcattaataaaatgaaataatgaattaTTTTCGCTTATTTCTAGTGATTAGATCTATAACAAGTCCATTTATATTTTAGGTGGATAACCAGATCACTCCTGAAAAAAAATGTGGTGGGAGAAGAGGTAATATATAGTTATTACTTTAACTGCACCAGTACAACAGCTGTCAAATTAACTGGACGTTTTTTACTCTGGACACATacatggaaaataaaagcttgCACCTTAATTTATCCATTCCCATCTCCTCAAGATAACTGTGGATGCACTTGTGTGTGACTTTCTGATGTTTTCGTCCACAGATTTCTCATCAGAGGGGCAAAGACCTACCAGGCACAGATGGGAAATCCATAAGCAAGAAGAGGCTCAACACTCACCCGTAAGAAATATCACTGCTGACCACAGGAAACACCCCAGTGGTTTAAGAGGCAAAGCCAAAGGATTTGAAGGACGCAATAAAGAATGCCCAGAAAAAGAGCAAGAAAGTCCaatgagaaagaggaggggaaaaagtaACTGCACAGCAAAGGAGGCCGATTCCATGGAAGGCCAGTGTGATGCTGAAGGAATGTATGCCTGTGGATTTTGCCATAAAGAATTTGGTACATCGTTTGGACATAGCGTGCATTTGCGCACACATTTAAAGTGCAGTGGTTGCAAGAAAAAGTTTCGATCTCTAAGTGTTCTTAAATCCCATGGTCTCATTTGTAAGAAACTAaactccaaaaaaaacaaaggggAGTCTACTAAACCTTCGCAATCTCAGCcagatgaagaaaaaaggaCCGCACCCATTGAGGAGCGGGAGGACGCCTCTCTagacaaacaaaacaagccATCAAAGAAACATGGATCCACCAGAATGCACCGTTGCTCCTACTGCAAAAAGCAGTTTTGTACACTGTCAAAGTTAAGTGGGCACCTTCGCCTCCATACGGGTGAAACTCCCTTTCCATGCAGAATATGTCCAAAGAAATTCCATGCCGCACAGGCGCTCAAAGTGCACGTTCAGAGAATTCATAAAGGTCGGTTGGATTCCACGGAGAAATCCGGTGGTGTTTCCTGGACCGCTCCTTTAGATGGAACTGAAGACGATCCACCCCCTTTGCCTCAACTCCAGTCCATCAAGACAGAGTCCACCAGCCTGCCGTCATCAAATCCACCCAGTCCAGAAActgcagaagagaaagaaaagcaacacaatCAACATAGCAGATTGCTTTTGAAGTGGCACACAATGGGGACACGGTGTGATGAGGGTTATATCTGCTTGGTGTGTCAGAAGATCTCCAGGAACAAATACATGTTGATGGAACACTTCCGCATTCACACTGGAGAGAAGCCCCTCAGATGTAATGTTTGTCCAGCAAAGTTCCGCTGTCGCAGTCAGCTCAGCTTGCACAGAAGAAAGTGTGGCATTATGATCCAATGCGACAAATGTGAAAAGAATTTCTCCACAAAGGTGAAGTACAACAGGCACATGCAGAGGGAACACAGGAACTGGACTCACTTCTGCAAGATTTGTGGGAAAGGTTTTTTAATGAATGGGTGGCTACTGAATCATATGAGGCTCCATGACCAAAAGGATTCAGTTTTTGAGTCATCTGTTTGTTAGCGTCACATCAGAATGTTGTCGATCAATGGAATAGTTGCGCTGTTGAGTTAAGAAGGCCCAATCAAAAAAAGGTGTGAGCTCAATTATGATGGAAAGGTGACATTTCATACCCTGTGCAGGATGAACTCCTTGTAATTTTTGGGTTATGTCTTCCTCACCAAAATTCTATTTCCAATGTCAAATCTGACatttagtttaaatgtaaatgCCATTTGCCTATTTTATACGAACATATAGTACTAAAGCAGTGTTTGCATGAATGTTCATTTCAGAGTTCTATTTAACCTAGATGTTTTTGGAATAAACGCTGCATTTTTTCTGCAATGAAGACTAGTATCTTCATTTCAGGACAGAAATGTGAACACTTAGGGTTTGTGTTGTGTCTTGTATTTTTACAAGTGCTCATGTTGCTTATATTCGCTCAACTAAAATGCACATATTGTACGTTTTGCTTGATTTCTCTCAAAAGTCTTTTTCTGTGGATTAAATGTCCAAATTCGTACGAATgcataccccccacccccattctgtttttgtgtttagtGTTAAACTGCGCTCACTGTCTTATCGCGAGATTTGTCGCGATTGTCGTCACGGACCCCCAACTATGAACAAGGACTCTCCCGTCTTT is a window of Takifugu rubripes chromosome 14, fTakRub1.2, whole genome shotgun sequence DNA encoding:
- the LOC105417347 gene encoding zinc finger protein 26-like, with the protein product MSDRLTREFRAQLTTTVESALRRILFEIMNIFENSLHDHRMELAQRGEEVAQLKIKLQSSEIRLKDSKCGHDGEENKNTDQEEREPEPFLPVSEQTFEVPEIDFEVPADWCAPLGCETVIKQEEVVCPSVRLRQLYIPLQPVHLTQREVDNQITPEKKCGGRRDFSSEGQRPTRHRWEIHKQEEAQHSPVRNITADHRKHPSGLRGKAKGFEGRNKECPEKEQESPMRKRRGKSNCTAKEADSMEGQCDAEGMYACGFCHKEFGTSFGHSVHLRTHLKCSGCKKKFRSLSVLKSHGLICKKLNSKKNKGESTKPSQSQPDEEKRTAPIEEREDASLDKQNKPSKKHGSTRMHRCSYCKKQFCTLSKLSGHLRLHTGETPFPCRICPKKFHAAQALKVHVQRIHKGRLDSTEKSGGVSWTAPLDGTEDDPPPLPQLQSIKTESTSLPSSNPPSPETAEEKEKQHNQHSRLLLKWHTMGTRCDEGYICLVCQKISRNKYMLMEHFRIHTGEKPLRCNVCPAKFRCRSQLSLHRRKCGIMIQCDKCEKNFSTKVKYNRHMQREHRNWTHFCKICGKGFLMNGWLLNHMRLHDQKDSVFESSVC
- the mif gene encoding macrophage migration inhibitory factor, which gives rise to MPIFVVNTNVAKADVPVALLSEATNELAKAMGKPAQYIAVHINTDQMMMFGGKGDPCALCSLHSIGKINGAQNKQYSKLLCDQLSKHLGISPNRIYINFVDMDAANVGWSSDTFA